The sequence GCGGCCTGAAGATCTACACCGAGATCTGTTCCGCCTGCCACGGCCTCAAGTTCGTGCCGATCCGCACGCTGTCGGATGATGGCGGACCCAGCATGCCCGAGGACCAGGTCCGCGAATATGCCAAGCGCTTCGAGGTGTTCGACGAGGAGTTGGACGATTTCCGGGAGGCGACCCCGGTCGACCACTTCCCGGAATCGTCGCTCCCCAACGCGCCCGACCTGTCGTTGATGGCCAAGAAGCGCGCCGGTTTCCACGGCCCTTACGGACTGGGGATCAACCAGTTCATCAACGGGATCGGCGGCCCGGAATACATCGCCTCGCTGCTCACCGGCTACACCGGCGAGGAGAAAGAGCAGGCCGGTTCGGTCTTCTACGAGAACACCGCCTTTCCGGGCGGCTGGATCGCCATGGCGCCCCCCCTCTACGGTGAGGATGTCGAATTCGAAGACGGTCACGAAAACGACCTGCACCACGAGGCGGCAGATGTCGCTGCGTTCCTGATGTGGACGGCAGAGCCCAAGATGATGGCCCGCAAGCAAGCCGGTTTTGCAGGTGTTGTCTTCCTCACCTTGCTGGCTGTGTTGCTGTACCTGACCAACAAGCGGCTGTGGTCCGCGGTGAAGTACAAGCGCGAAGACTGATCGAAACCGCCACGCGGCTTTGGACGGCCCTTCCGACCAGACGGTCGGGAGGGCTTTTTCTTTTCCAAGGGGCCAAAGGCGCAGGGCGCGCGGGGTCAGGCTGAAAGGGCGGTATCCGTCCTGCCGGTGATGGTGGCGTTCACGATGTCGCCCTCTGCCCGCGGTTCCGCGAAATGTACCTCGGAAAACTGCTCGGTCCGGCCCATCGTCGGGCTTTCCATCAGGATGCTGTGGGTCCGGCCGACCTGGCGCTGCAGGTGTTGGCGCACCTGCGCGTCGCCCGCCTGGCGCAAACGGGCCGCCCGTTCCTTGATCGTGCGACCGTTGACGGCAGGCATGCGCGCCGCCGGTGTTCCGGGACGGGCGGAATAGGGAAATACGTGCAACCAGGTCAGGTCGCAGTCCTCCACCATGCGGAGGGCGTTTTCGAACATCGCGTCTGTTTCCGTCGGAAACCCGGCGATGATGTCTGCCCCAAAGGTCATGTCGGGCCGCAGACGCCGCGCCTCATGGCAGAAGGCAATCGCATCATCCCGCAGGTGACGCCGCTTCATCCGCTTGAGGATCATGTCGTCACCGTGCTGCAAGCTGAGATGCAGGTGCGGCATGAGCCGTTTTTCGGTCGCGATGGCCTGCATCAGGTTCTCGTCGACCTCGATCGAATCGATGGAACTGATCCTGAGTCGCGGTAGGTCGGGCACCAGCCGCAGAACCCGCATGACAAGATCGCCCAGACGTGGCGCCGCGGGCAGGTCCGCCCCCACGATGTCAGGTCGACGCCGGTCAGCACCACCTCGTTGAAGCCCTTGTCCACCAATCGTCTGATCTGGTCCACGACAACCCCTGCGGGCACGGAGCGTGAATTGCCCCGTCCGTAGGGGATGATGCAGAAGGTGCAGCGGTGATCGCAGCCGTTCTGGACCTGAACATAGGCGCGGCTCCGGGTGCCGAAGCCGTCGATGAGGTGTCCCGCGGTTTCCGTCACCGACATGATGTCGTCGACCTGCAGCGCCTCCGTTTCGCCGATGAAGTCGGCGGCCAAGCCCCGCCAGGTGTCGGGTTGCATTTTCTCGGTATTCCCGATGACCGCATCCACCTCGGCCATGCTGGCAAAGGTTTCGGGTTCCGTCTGGGCGGCGCAACCGGTGACGATGAGCCGCGCGTCGGGGTGCGCCTTGCGCAGCTTGCGGATGTCCTGCCGTGCCTTGCGCACCGCCTCTGCCGTGACTGCGCAGGTGTTGACCACGACGGCATTACCGAGCCCCGCCTGCCCGGCGAGATCCTTCATCGCTTCGACCTCGTAGGCGTTCAGGCGGCAGCCGTGGTTCGAAAAGACCGGGGCGCTCATGCGATGCCCTCCAGGAAGGCCTGCGTCAGGACACCGGAGAAGACGTGAACGGTCTGGCCTGTCATCCAGACACCATCCTCGCGCCAGTCGATCTGCAGCGTTCCGCCGTCGAGGTCCACGCGAACATTGCGCCCCGTCAGACCCCGCCGTGCCGCGGCGACCGCACAGGCGCAGGAGGACGACCCGGAGGCCCAGGTCACGCCGACGCCGCGCTCCCACACGCGCATGCGCAGGTGGTTCTGTCCGACGATCTGGGCGATCTGTACGTTGGTGCGCTGCGGATAGAGCGGATGATGTTCGATGGCGGGGCCGAAGCTTTCCAGCGCAATTGCCGACACGTCTTCCACGAAGAATGTGCAGTGAGGATTGCCCATGCCGGTCGCGGTTGGCGCGCCTTCGATCGGGAGTTCCAGCGTGTCCATCTCGGACGCCAGCGGAATCTCGTGCCACAGGAGCTGCGGTTGGCCCATGTTGACCGCGGTGATGCCGTCGCCGCGATCCTCCGCCCTCAGGTTGCCGCGATCCGTTGTCAGGTCCAGCGATGTGGCACCCGATTCGTCCATCAGGTATCGCGCGATGCAGCGGGTCGCATTGCCACATGCCGCAGAGGTCGATCCATCGGCGTTGTAGAAGGTCAGATGCGCGTCCCCGTCGCCGTTGCCGATCACCGCCAGTTGGTCGAATCCCACGCCGAAATGCCGATCGCCGATGGCCTTCGCCATGGCGGGCGTTACCGAGACATCCTGCGCCCGTGCGTCGACGACGACAAAGTCGTTGCCCAGCCCGTGCATTTTCATGAAGGGTAAACCGGATATGCTGGTGGTGCTCATTTCGCGCATATAACGCCGGGTGACGGACGAATCCAGCGGGCACCTGAAGAATCGTGGTTTAAGGGCTTGACCCCCCCCTCACTCCTTTCTAGATACGCGACCTAGTGGGCCGTTAGCTCAGTTGGTAGAGCAACTGACTTTTAATCAGTGGGTCACAGGTTCGAATCCTGTACGGCTCACCACTGAATCCAAAGGGTTAGGCATTCTGGCGGCCTGGGCGTTATCAACGCGCGGGGTTCCGCTTGCAGTCTCGTCTCGCGCATCAGACATGCAGGGGCTGGCATGCCTCAGCCGGCGACCACCGCCTGAAGATCGAAGATCGGCAGAAGCACCGCTAGGACGATGACAAGCACCATCGCGCCGACCAGCATCATCAGCGCGGGTTCCAGCAGCGCAGCGATCCGCTTTCGTTCCGTCGACAGACCGTTTTCCACCAGCACGGCGCTGCGTTCCGTCATGCTCGCCAGCCGAACGGAAGCTTCGCCCGCCTGGATGAGCTGACGGGCCACGGGCGGAATGATGGTCAGCGCACAAAGGGCCTGCGACATGGTTTCGCCCCGGGAAACGGCCAGCGATACCTGAGCCGCCTCCTGCTGGAACCGCGCGACATCCAGCACCTCGGCGGCATTCTGGATCGCGACGGGCACGGTGTTGCGGCTGCTGAGGACCAGCGCGAGCGTGCGCAGGTATTGCACGGCAGCGGAGAGGCGCATGAAACGGCCGACCAGCGGCAGTCGCAGGAACAGCTTGTCCCGCTGTGCCCGGAGGGCGCCGACCCTGCCGGACGCGAAACCGAAGGCGACGAGCCCCGCGAGCACGACGATGAGGACGGTGAAGTTCGACTGGATCCAGTTGCTTATGGCAAGGACCACCTGGGTGATCGACGGCAGAGGTTGATCCGACAGTTCGTACATCGCGACGATTTCGGGCGCGACGTTGACCATCAGGATCGCGCAGACCAGCAGTGCCACTGCCGCGACAAAGCCGGGATAGATCAGCGCGGTGGAAATCTGCGCCTTGTCCACGCCCTGGTTCTCGAGGTGCTCGGCCAGTTCGTTGAACACGCCGGCGAGGTTGCCCGCGGTTTCGCCGGCCCTGACTGAAGCGACGTAATAGGGGGCGAAACCTGCCTGCGTGCGCCGCAGTGCGTCGGAAAGGGTCGAACCGTCCATCAGATCGGCACGGGCGCGGGCCGCCACGGCGTCGAGGCTCGGGTGCCCGCCCTGGCGCACCGCTTCCAGGGCCTCGTCGACGGGCAGTTCGGCGCCCAGCAGAACGGCCATTTGCCGGGTAAAGACCGCCTGGAGGTCCGCATTCAGTGTCGCGCGCCGCTGACCCGACCAGAGGCCGGATGCCCCCTTGGCGCGGCGTTCGCTGAGTTCCGAGACGAACAGGTTCTTCTCGGCCAGCAGGGCGGCGGCGTGGGATTCGGTATCGGCGATGACCGTGCCCGACTTGCGCTTGCCCGCTTCGGTGAAGGCGACATAGGCATAGGCCCTCACGCGACGTCACCGACGACGCGCAGGTTTTCCGCGATGCTGGTCCGGCCCGCTGCGACCTCCATCAGCCCTTGGCCGATCAGCGTTTCGCGCCCGGTCAACGCCAGCCTGCGCATCTCGGCTTCGCTGGCACCTGCGTCGATGGCGGCGCGCAGGCTTTCACCCACCTCGATCATCTCGAAGATGCCGACACGGCCGGCGTATCCCGAATTGCCGCAGGCGGTACATCCTTCGGCGGCATAGATGGTGTCGGGCACGTTCAGCCCGTGACGGGTGAAATGCGCCGCTTCGGCCGGGGACGGCGCGTGTGGTTTTCGGCAGTCTGCGCAGAGGCGGCGCAGGAGGCGCTGCGCGATGACACCGCGCAACGTGGCCGCGATCAGGAAATCGTCCAGTCCGAGGTCGCGCAGGCGGACCACCGCCCCGACCGATCCGTTGGCGTGCAGCGAGGAAAAAACGAGGTGCCCCGTCAGCGCGGCCTGTGCGGCGACGCTCGAGGTCTCACCGTCACGGATCTCCCCGACGAGGATCACGTCCGGATCCTGCCGCAGGGTCGCGCGCAGGCCGTTGGCAAAGGTCATGCCGATGTCGGCGTTGATCTGCGATTGCGAAATGCCTGGCAGGTCGTATTCGATCGGGTCCTCCACGGTCACGATGTTGCGCTCGTCGCGGTTGGCCAGTTTCAGCAGGGAATAGAGGGTCGTTGTCTTGCCCGCACCCGTTGGCCCGGTGGCGAGGATCACGCCATTGGGCAGCGCTGCCAGACGGTGCAGCAGCGTGACCTGATCCTTGCTGAGGCCGAGGTCGGACAATTCCATCAGGCCCGCGGAACGATCGAGAATCCGCAACACGATCCGTTCGCCGTAGTTGCCGGGCAGGGAACTGACGCGGGTGTCGATCTGCCGTCCCCCAAGGGACAGCGGTATGCGCCCATCCTGCGGCAGGCGTGTTTCCGCGATGTCGAGCCCGGCCATGACCTTGAGCCGCGAAACCACGCGTTTCACCGGCACATCGGAGCGGTCCATCACAGTCTTGAGGAACCCGTCCACCCGCAGGCGTGCTCTCAGCCCGCCTTCGTAGGGTTCGATATGAAGATCGGAGGCGCCCGCGGTCACGGCCCTGCGCAGAAGCTGATTGACCAGTTGCACGACCGGAGCATCGCCGGAATCCTCCAGAAGATCACGCTGTCGCGCGGGCCCCTGTCCGCCACTGCCGGTATCCTCCAGCTCGAACGTCAATGAATCCTGGGTTTCCGGCGAGTCGTCCTGCGACTGGTAGATCCGTGCCAGGGCCGCTTCGAAACCCGCGGCATCCTGCGTCACGAGGGTCAGGTGCCCCAGCCGGGCCGCGCGACGCTGCGCTTCCCGAAGACCCATCTGAGTGGCCTCGGGACCGGCGATGACATCGGTTCCGTCCAGAATGACGTGCTGATCCCGCGCAAAGACGAAAGGCAGCCTTTGCCGGGTCGGCGCCTGATCAGTCGCTTCCGCCGCTGAACCGGAGGCGGGAGGGAAGGGGTGGGTAGTTTCGGTTTTGCGCATAGTCATCGACAAATCCGGCATCGAAGGGTTGGTTCAGATCCACGCCGTCGAAGGGCAGGGTGCCCTGTGGCGTCTTGGGATACTGTCCATCATCGGGGGCCTGCAAGGCAAGGCTCGCCTTTTTGGCCTCGCGTGCCAGAGAGGTCGTGATACGACGCGCCTCGTGATCGTCCTTGACCACCTGGGGGCGCAGCATGACCAGAAGAACCCGCTGGTTCTTGTTCGCGTTCTTGCCCCGGAACAGGCCGCCCACCAGGGGCAACTTGCTGAGGCCGGGCACCTCTTGCGAGACGGATCCGGACCCGTTTTCGAGCAGACCGCCCAGCATGATGACATTGCCGTCGCGCACCAGCACGGTGGTGGACAATGCGCGGCGGGCCGTGATCTCGCCCCCTGCTGACGACGTGTTGTTCGTCAGGTTCGACACTTCCTGCTCGATGTTCATCTTCACCGTGCGGTCGGCATTGATCTGCGGGGTGACCTTGAGTGTCAGGCCGACGTCCTGACGTTCGATCGTCTGGAACGGGTTGTCGGGCTGCGCCGTCTCACCGACCTGCGCGAAGGATCCGGTGACGAACGGCACGTTCTGCGCGACGACGATCTCGGCCTCCTGGTTGTTCAGCGTCATGATCGACGGGGTGGACAGCAGGCGGGTAGAGTTGGTGGAGGCGATGGCGCTGAGCAGGCCGACGATGCCCTCGCCGCCCGAATTGCGCGCGCCCACGCCAAAGAAGCCGCCGTTGCCGGGTGACGGCACGGCATTGTTGGTGTTGTTCAGAACGGATGACACCAGCCCGGTGAGGCTCGGCCGCCCTTCGAGCGTGAATTCCACGCCGCCGATGATGGCGTCGTTCACGATCGCGCCGAATTGCGCCGACAGGTCGGCAAAACCGGCAACGGACATCTCGAAGATCACGGCCTCGACGAGGACCTGTGTCGGCCGCCGGTCGAGGAAGTGCACCATTTCGATGATGTCGCCCATCTGGTCAGGCGGCGCGGTGATCAGCAGGGTGTTGGTCTGTGTCTCCGCGATGATGCGCACGGCTTGTTCGGTGGGGGCGGCCTGTTCGTTGGTGATCGCCCGCGTGACCACGTCTGCAAGCCGCGTCGCGTCGGCGTAGTTCAGCTCTATCGCGCGCGAGGCGACGTTTGCGTTCTGGGTGTCGAGCCGTCCGGCCAGCAGGCGGATCTGCTGCACCAGGCTGTCGGGGCCCGACACCACGAGGGCATTCGACCGCCGGTCGACGGAAACCGCGGCATCTTCGGGCACGATCTGCATGGACTGGATGACCTGCAGCACTTCGGCGGCGTCGGCGTTGCGCAGGCGCACCATTTCGATCGGACGCTCGCGCGGGGTGTCGAGGCGACGGATCAGTGCCTCGATCCGGGCATGGTTCTGGCCCCTGTCGGAAAGGATCAGCAGGTTGGATCCCGGCACCGGGCTCAGCACCGCCTCCGCGGGCAGCAACGGTCGGATGACCTCGATGATTTCAGTCAGCGGCACGTTGTTGACCTCGATCACGCGCGTCTCGAACCCCTTGGGGGCAGTCCGCGCCGGGCCGGAGGCAAGCTCCCGCGCGACGTTCATCGG is a genomic window of Sulfitobacter alexandrii containing:
- a CDS encoding cytochrome c1, translating into MIKKLTLSALVALGLGTTGALAAGSEGHVEDFDFSFEGPFGAYDVNQLQRGLKIYTEICSACHGLKFVPIRTLSDDGGPSMPEDQVREYAKRFEVFDEELDDFREATPVDHFPESSLPNAPDLSLMAKKRAGFHGPYGLGINQFINGIGGPEYIASLLTGYTGEEKEQAGSVFYENTAFPGGWIAMAPPLYGEDVEFEDGHENDLHHEAADVAAFLMWTAEPKMMARKQAGFAGVVFLTLLAVLLYLTNKRLWSAVKYKRED
- the dapF gene encoding diaminopimelate epimerase, producing the protein MREMSTTSISGLPFMKMHGLGNDFVVVDARAQDVSVTPAMAKAIGDRHFGVGFDQLAVIGNGDGDAHLTFYNADGSTSAACGNATRCIARYLMDESGATSLDLTTDRGNLRAEDRGDGITAVNMGQPQLLWHEIPLASEMDTLELPIEGAPTATGMGNPHCTFFVEDVSAIALESFGPAIEHHPLYPQRTNVQIAQIVGQNHLRMRVWERGVGVTWASGSSSCACAVAAARRGLTGRNVRVDLDGGTLQIDWREDGVWMTGQTVHVFSGVLTQAFLEGIA
- a CDS encoding type II secretion system F family protein, producing MRAYAYVAFTEAGKRKSGTVIADTESHAAALLAEKNLFVSELSERRAKGASGLWSGQRRATLNADLQAVFTRQMAVLLGAELPVDEALEAVRQGGHPSLDAVAARARADLMDGSTLSDALRRTQAGFAPYYVASVRAGETAGNLAGVFNELAEHLENQGVDKAQISTALIYPGFVAAVALLVCAILMVNVAPEIVAMYELSDQPLPSITQVVLAISNWIQSNFTVLIVVLAGLVAFGFASGRVGALRAQRDKLFLRLPLVGRFMRLSAAVQYLRTLALVLSSRNTVPVAIQNAAEVLDVARFQQEAAQVSLAVSRGETMSQALCALTIIPPVARQLIQAGEASVRLASMTERSAVLVENGLSTERKRIAALLEPALMMLVGAMVLVIVLAVLLPIFDLQAVVAG
- a CDS encoding GspE/PulE family protein codes for the protein MTMRKTETTHPFPPASGSAAEATDQAPTRQRLPFVFARDQHVILDGTDVIAGPEATQMGLREAQRRAARLGHLTLVTQDAAGFEAALARIYQSQDDSPETQDSLTFELEDTGSGGQGPARQRDLLEDSGDAPVVQLVNQLLRRAVTAGASDLHIEPYEGGLRARLRVDGFLKTVMDRSDVPVKRVVSRLKVMAGLDIAETRLPQDGRIPLSLGGRQIDTRVSSLPGNYGERIVLRILDRSAGLMELSDLGLSKDQVTLLHRLAALPNGVILATGPTGAGKTTTLYSLLKLANRDERNIVTVEDPIEYDLPGISQSQINADIGMTFANGLRATLRQDPDVILVGEIRDGETSSVAAQAALTGHLVFSSLHANGSVGAVVRLRDLGLDDFLIAATLRGVIAQRLLRRLCADCRKPHAPSPAEAAHFTRHGLNVPDTIYAAEGCTACGNSGYAGRVGIFEMIEVGESLRAAIDAGASEAEMRRLALTGRETLIGQGLMEVAAGRTSIAENLRVVGDVA
- the gspD gene encoding type II secretion system secretin GspD, whose protein sequence is MKRFLSPRAVLLALSLACCQAMAWVVVTAPPAAAQIELDLRDADLRSFVEIVSEATNRSFVLDPNVRGTVTVLAPDTLTPAELYDVFLNVLELNRLTIVQGSSVDRIVPMNVARELASGPARTAPKGFETRVIEVNNVPLTEIIEVIRPLLPAEAVLSPVPGSNLLILSDRGQNHARIEALIRRLDTPRERPIEMVRLRNADAAEVLQVIQSMQIVPEDAAVSVDRRSNALVVSGPDSLVQQIRLLAGRLDTQNANVASRAIELNYADATRLADVVTRAITNEQAAPTEQAVRIIAETQTNTLLITAPPDQMGDIIEMVHFLDRRPTQVLVEAVIFEMSVAGFADLSAQFGAIVNDAIIGGVEFTLEGRPSLTGLVSSVLNNTNNAVPSPGNGGFFGVGARNSGGEGIVGLLSAIASTNSTRLLSTPSIMTLNNQEAEIVVAQNVPFVTGSFAQVGETAQPDNPFQTIERQDVGLTLKVTPQINADRTVKMNIEQEVSNLTNNTSSAGGEITARRALSTTVLVRDGNVIMLGGLLENGSGSVSQEVPGLSKLPLVGGLFRGKNANKNQRVLLVMLRPQVVKDDHEARRITTSLAREAKKASLALQAPDDGQYPKTPQGTLPFDGVDLNQPFDAGFVDDYAQNRNYPPLPSRLRFSGGSD